The sequence CGATTCTGCTGGATGCGCTCACGCTGGCATTGGGCGGGCGCGGGGACGCCTCGCTGGTGCGAGCCGGACAGGAAAGTGGGCAGGTCGTGGCGGTGCTGCAACTGGCGGCCGACCATCCCGCGCGCGCCGCCTTGCGCGACAATGCCATCCCTGATGATGAAGATGTCATTCTGCGGCGCGTGCAGTTTGCCGATGGCCGCACCCGCGCCTTCATCAATGACCAGCCGGTTTCTGCGGCATTGCTGCAGCGCGTGGGCGGACAGATCGTCGAAATTCATGGTCAGCACGATGACCGGGCGCTGGTCGATGTCGCCACCCATCGTGCGGCGCTCGACGCGTTCGGCGAACTTGAAGCCGCGGCCGCACGCGTGGCCGATGCCTTCCAGGCGGTTAGCGAAGCGCAGGAGGCCGTGGTGGCACAGAAGGCCCTGGTGGCCCAGGCTCTGGCAGCGGAAGACTATGCGCGGCATACGGTGGAGGAGTTGGGTAAGCTCAAGCCGCTAGCGGGCGAGGAAGAAGAGCTCGCCGAGCGCCGGCAGCACCTGCAGCAGGTGGAGCGCGCCGCTTCCGACGTGGTCGAAATCGACGATATGCTCAATGGGCCTTCGGCGCCGGCCCCGGCGCTTGCCAGCCTGATGCGGCGGCTGATGCGCAAGGTTGATGGCGGCCAGACCCTGTTCCAGCCACTGGTGGATACGCTCGATGGTGCGCTGGTTGCACTGGACCGGACGGGGGAGGCGCTCGAAGACCTGAAGCGCGAAATGGCCTACGATCCGCGCGAGCTTGAAAGTGTCGAGGAGCGCCTGTTTGCCCTGCGCGCCGCCGCGCGCAAGCACCAGACCAGTTGCGACGGCCTGGCGGAGGTGCTGGCCAAGTACAGTGCCGATCTCGAAACCCTGCAGAGCGGGGAGACACGGCTGGTGGCGCTAGAGGCCGCCGAGGCCAAGGCCATGGAGACTTACCGCAAGGCGGCCGAAACGCTGAGTGCTAGCCGCGCCAAGGCGGCGGCGGCTCTCGGCAAGGCCGTCGGGGCGGAGCTTCCCGATCTCAAGCTGGGTTCGGCCAAGTTCATCGTCGACCAGCAGGTCGACAAGACGCGGATTGCGGCATCGGGCTTCGACCAGGTCGCCTTTCATGTGCAGACCAATCCGGGCACGGCGGCCGGGCCGCTGCTCAAGGTCGCCTCGGGCGGCGAACTCAGCCGCTTCCTCCTTGCACTCAAGGTCGTGCTGGCCGATCGCGGCTCGGCGCCCGTGCTGATCTTCGACGAAATCGACACCGGCGTGGGCGGCGCGGTGGCGGACGCCATTGGCCGCCGGCTGGCCCGGCTGGCCGGGAAGGTGCAGGTGCTCGCCGTCACCCATGCACCGCAGGTGGCGGCGCGGGCGCAGCGGCATCTGCTGATCGAGAAGCAGGCGGTCAAGGAAGGCGCGTTCATGCGCACCCACGTCAAGCCGCTCGATGTCAGTGCGCGGCAGGAGGAGGTGGCGCGCATGCTGGCCGGCGCCAAGGTGACCGACGAAGCTCGGGCCGCTGCGAGCAAACTGCTGAGCGAAGTGGGGTAGGCCTCATTCCACATCGACCTCGGCGTCATTCCCGCCCAGGCGGGAATCCCCTAAGG comes from Devosia oryziradicis and encodes:
- the recN gene encoding DNA repair protein RecN — its product is MLNALSVRNIVLIDQLDLALDGGMTVLTGETGAGKSILLDALTLALGGRGDASLVRAGQESGQVVAVLQLAADHPARAALRDNAIPDDEDVILRRVQFADGRTRAFINDQPVSAALLQRVGGQIVEIHGQHDDRALVDVATHRAALDAFGELEAAAARVADAFQAVSEAQEAVVAQKALVAQALAAEDYARHTVEELGKLKPLAGEEEELAERRQHLQQVERAASDVVEIDDMLNGPSAPAPALASLMRRLMRKVDGGQTLFQPLVDTLDGALVALDRTGEALEDLKREMAYDPRELESVEERLFALRAAARKHQTSCDGLAEVLAKYSADLETLQSGETRLVALEAAEAKAMETYRKAAETLSASRAKAAAALGKAVGAELPDLKLGSAKFIVDQQVDKTRIAASGFDQVAFHVQTNPGTAAGPLLKVASGGELSRFLLALKVVLADRGSAPVLIFDEIDTGVGGAVADAIGRRLARLAGKVQVLAVTHAPQVAARAQRHLLIEKQAVKEGAFMRTHVKPLDVSARQEEVARMLAGAKVTDEARAAASKLLSEVG